The following coding sequences lie in one Enterococcus sp. 9E7_DIV0242 genomic window:
- a CDS encoding alpha/beta fold hydrolase, with product MTYFTYQSKQIYFEEIGNGPPLVLLHGNSASAKMFDLLLPLYTEHFHVILIDFLGNGRSERIDSFPKDLWYSQALQVIALIEHLGYKRVNLLGTSGGAWTAINAALERPDLIEKVVADSFDGRTLNPDFFENLIKDRTFARQDPMSRQFYEWCQGDDWAHIVDLDTEALSHYTREDLPPFHHPIESLQIPALLIGSLEDELLRDDLEAEYQTICRLIPNGSYYIFSTGGHPAIASNAEKTAELVTIFLNKGPKKK from the coding sequence ATGACTTATTTTACGTATCAATCAAAACAAATTTATTTCGAAGAAATCGGGAACGGTCCGCCACTTGTATTACTACATGGAAATTCCGCATCTGCAAAGATGTTTGACTTACTCTTACCATTGTATACAGAACACTTCCACGTGATTCTGATTGATTTTCTAGGTAACGGTCGCTCAGAGCGTATCGATTCGTTTCCAAAAGATCTGTGGTACTCTCAGGCGCTTCAAGTCATTGCACTGATTGAGCATCTAGGGTATAAAAGAGTAAATCTGCTTGGAACAAGTGGAGGTGCTTGGACAGCAATCAATGCTGCCCTTGAGCGACCTGATCTGATCGAAAAAGTTGTAGCTGACAGCTTTGATGGGCGAACATTGAACCCGGATTTCTTCGAAAATCTAATAAAGGATCGAACCTTCGCCAGACAAGACCCGATGAGCAGACAATTCTATGAATGGTGCCAAGGCGATGATTGGGCGCATATTGTTGACTTAGATACAGAGGCATTGTCTCACTATACAAGAGAAGACCTGCCGCCTTTCCATCATCCTATTGAGAGTCTGCAGATACCGGCATTGCTTATCGGAAGCTTGGAAGATGAATTGCTTAGAGATGATCTTGAAGCGGAGTATCAAACCATTTGTCGCCTTATCCCTAATGGCTCCTATTACATTTTCTCTACAGGCGGTCATCCAGCAATTGCGTCAAATGCTGAAAAAACCGCGGAGCTTGTTACAATTTTTCTCAATAAAGGGCCTAAAAAAAAGTAG
- a CDS encoding TetR/AcrR family transcriptional regulator, which produces MARKKTITKDQILNAAYEVVATEGFSKFTARNIAAKMKCSTQPIYLEFENMDDLKEALFDKIHHYLSTEVFPVEHTGNLIVDLALNYVHFAKNESKLYRALYLEEYGGGQRMQEFSYNYFSNAVKQDSEYAALSEVQINSLHMGTWIVATGIGSLMTSGIIAPTDEQIEDILKENIQTILNRKKTIDIR; this is translated from the coding sequence ATGGCAAGAAAAAAGACGATCACAAAAGACCAAATACTGAATGCTGCCTATGAAGTAGTGGCAACTGAAGGGTTTTCTAAGTTTACTGCCAGAAATATTGCGGCAAAAATGAAATGTTCCACTCAACCAATTTATTTAGAATTTGAAAATATGGATGATTTAAAAGAAGCATTATTTGATAAGATTCATCATTATCTATCTACAGAGGTATTTCCTGTTGAGCATACGGGAAATTTGATTGTTGACTTAGCTTTAAATTATGTTCACTTTGCGAAAAATGAAAGCAAGCTGTATCGTGCGCTTTACTTGGAAGAATATGGTGGCGGACAGCGAATGCAGGAGTTTTCCTACAATTATTTTTCGAATGCAGTCAAACAAGATTCTGAATACGCAGCACTGAGTGAGGTTCAGATCAATTCTTTACATATGGGGACATGGATTGTTGCAACAGGGATCGGTTCGTTGATGACATCCGGGATTATCGCTCCTACAGATGAACAAATTGAGGATATATTGAAAGAAAATATCCAGACAATTCTGAATCGCAAAAAAACAATTGATATAAGATAA
- a CDS encoding aminopeptidase: MTLPNFDNLLQKYARLISETGVNVQKGQTIVLQIAVDQAPLARAITEEAYKLGAAEVVIQWTDDEIQKQFLTHADQKYIEAIPKYKKDQINDWIDREVSRINIVSSNPDALAGVDPERVALYQSVSGKAMLELRKLTQANKISWVVAAASGADWAAMVFPNLPSKEEQVDALWDQIFKTTRVYKEDPVAAWAEHDKLLTSKAEELNKEQFAALHYTAPGTDLTIGLPENHIWEGPGSHNARGDLFMANMPTEEVFTAPDARRVDGYISSTRPLSYAGTTISGMSFTFKDGQVVDFSAEKGQDVLERLLDIDDGAKRLGEVALVPDPSPISQSGLVFYNTLFDENASNHLALGSAYAFNIKNGTSMSEEELVAAGLNRSQTHVDFMVGSAQMNIDGIKKDGTKVPVFRNGDWA, encoded by the coding sequence ATGACTTTACCAAATTTTGATAATTTATTACAAAAATATGCTCGTTTGATTTCTGAAACAGGTGTAAACGTTCAAAAAGGACAGACAATTGTTCTGCAAATCGCTGTTGATCAAGCACCTTTAGCCAGAGCAATCACCGAAGAAGCATATAAGTTAGGTGCTGCTGAGGTCGTTATTCAATGGACAGATGATGAAATTCAGAAGCAATTTCTTACACATGCGGATCAAAAATATATAGAAGCAATCCCCAAATATAAGAAGGATCAAATCAATGATTGGATCGATCGTGAAGTAAGCAGAATCAATATTGTTTCTTCTAATCCAGATGCTCTTGCAGGGGTTGATCCTGAACGTGTTGCTCTATACCAATCCGTTTCAGGTAAAGCTATGCTCGAACTGAGAAAACTAACGCAAGCCAATAAAATCAGCTGGGTTGTTGCTGCTGCTTCCGGAGCAGACTGGGCTGCGATGGTATTTCCAAATCTACCATCCAAAGAAGAACAGGTAGATGCTCTTTGGGATCAAATTTTCAAAACAACCAGAGTTTACAAAGAAGATCCGGTAGCCGCTTGGGCAGAGCATGATAAATTGTTGACCTCAAAGGCAGAAGAGCTGAATAAAGAACAATTTGCAGCACTGCACTACACAGCTCCTGGGACTGATTTGACGATCGGGCTACCCGAAAATCATATCTGGGAAGGCCCTGGAAGTCATAACGCTCGTGGTGATCTTTTCATGGCAAACATGCCGACCGAAGAAGTTTTTACCGCTCCGGATGCTCGTCGTGTGGATGGGTACATTTCCAGTACTCGCCCTCTAAGCTATGCGGGAACAACGATTTCTGGAATGAGCTTTACCTTCAAAGACGGTCAAGTAGTAGATTTCTCAGCTGAAAAAGGACAGGATGTTCTTGAACGTTTGCTAGATATAGACGATGGCGCAAAACGCTTAGGTGAAGTTGCCTTAGTGCCTGACCCTTCACCTATTTCACAATCTGGCTTGGTATTTTATAATACCCTCTTTGATGAGAATGCTTCAAACCATTTAGCACTAGGTTCTGCTTATGCCTTCAATATCAAGAACGGCACATCTATGAGTGAAGAGGAGCTTGTTGCTGCGGGTTTAAACCGTAGTCAAACCCACGTAGATTTCATGGTTGGTTCTGCTCAAATGAATATTGATGGTATCAAAAAGGATGGCACGAAAGTTCCAGTTTTCCGTAATGGTGACTGGGCTTAA
- a CDS encoding flavodoxin: protein MTLAKIVYASMTGNTEEIADIVAEAFENLNIEVEIDECTQVDAADFAAADICVVATYTYGDGELPDEIVDFYEDLQEVDLKGKIYGVCGSGDTFYEEYCKSVDDFDAVFTKTGATKGADSVKIDLAAEEEDIQNLEAFAKKLVEAAS, encoded by the coding sequence ATGACCTTAGCTAAAATCGTTTATGCAAGTATGACTGGAAATACAGAAGAAATTGCTGATATTGTAGCAGAAGCATTTGAAAATTTAAATATTGAAGTAGAGATCGATGAGTGTACTCAGGTAGATGCTGCAGATTTTGCTGCCGCTGATATTTGTGTCGTTGCTACCTATACCTATGGTGACGGTGAGCTTCCTGATGAAATCGTAGATTTTTACGAAGACTTACAAGAAGTAGACTTAAAAGGAAAGATTTACGGTGTTTGCGGCTCTGGTGATACTTTCTATGAAGAGTATTGCAAATCGGTCGATGATTTCGATGCCGTATTCACAAAAACAGGAGCAACTAAAGGTGCTGACAGTGTGAAAATCGACTTGGCTGCTGAGGAAGAAGATATTCAAAACCTAGAGGCATTTGCTAAAAAGTTAGTTGAAGCAGCTTCTTAA
- a CDS encoding GyrI-like domain-containing protein, with protein sequence MNYRIEKLDAFTITGFVIHSTNAWMKGMRDCPSFWKKIIKEGKNEQLVPLIDRKPFGLIGASVYNVDSTDSKKFDYYIAAATTQQAPETMDTYTVPAMTWAVFPCTRKTSGKTQMAIVKKWAPHSEYLLLNTGYASGRMTSAAPDLEVYGQGDDVEIWVPVREKL encoded by the coding sequence ATGAATTATAGAATTGAAAAATTAGACGCATTTACTATCACAGGTTTCGTTATTCACTCAACTAACGCTTGGATGAAAGGAATGAGAGATTGTCCTTCTTTTTGGAAAAAAATCATCAAAGAAGGAAAAAACGAACAATTGGTGCCGTTGATCGACAGAAAGCCGTTTGGTTTGATTGGCGCCAGCGTGTATAATGTAGACAGCACAGACTCAAAGAAATTTGATTACTACATTGCCGCCGCAACAACACAACAAGCACCAGAAACGATGGACACCTACACCGTTCCTGCTATGACTTGGGCAGTGTTTCCATGTACAAGAAAAACGTCGGGCAAAACACAGATGGCCATCGTCAAAAAATGGGCACCTCATTCAGAATATCTCTTACTGAATACAGGCTATGCTTCCGGACGAATGACTTCTGCTGCTCCTGATTTAGAGGTATATGGTCAAGGCGATGACGTCGAAATCTGGGTTCCTGTAAGAGAAAAACTTTAA